The Hippocampus zosterae strain Florida chromosome 2, ASM2543408v3, whole genome shotgun sequence genome contains the following window.
ACgttttttgtcctcttctcaGGCATGTGACACACCACTTCACCCACTAGGCAGGCTCGTGGAAGCCTTGGTGGCAGTCTACAGGATGACGTATGTTGGGGTTGGCGCCAACCGTCGACTCCTGCCCCAGGCTGTCATTGAGTTGAAATCTTATCTTAACCGAATCTTCCAGGTTGTAAGGTAGTACCCTGAGATTCCAGTCATGTCCGTTTTATTGCTATAGCACCAGTTCACAATAGAAGTGACCATAAGCcactacacattgagcaggtcaGGAACTCATTCATCACATATTAGAGAAAGTCAACTGAACCCAAGCACATGGCAATGGAAGCAAACTCCTTCGAAGAAACTTCAAACATCAGGCTCTTTGAAGCGGCTGTCTGTCTTGGCTGGTTGGGTTGAGATGGAGATGGAGACAGAGGCAGAGGAGAGGGACCGATGAGAGTGAGAAGAAAACAAGATAGAGGGGTTGTGTGAATGGCAATAGCACAAGAGAACAATAAGCACAACAACAGCCATATCAACAACGTTAACGGTCCGCTTCCAACACAACTGTCCCCAGTCTTGCCACGACCAGAACAGCAATTGAAATTGTTCTGAAATGTTATTTGTGGtgttacatatattttttttcttggtttgcATGGGAACTCTGTGCAGATTTCTGTTCCCAGACTTGCCAGAAGATGGCGGTATAATTCGCGAGCCAGTCGACCTTCAGGAGAAGGAGTCGGACGTCAAAGGTGAAAGGTTGTCTGAACAAGAAGCCTCCAAACAGAATCAGACCCTGAAGATGGAGTGGTCCTACCGCAGCCACATGGTGAGCAGCTTGGCCCTGCTGCTCCCTGTCCTGTTGCCCCGCCTGTACCCGCCACTCTTCACCCTCTACGCGCTTGACAAGGAGCGAGAAGACGATGTCTACTGGGAGTGTGTCCTCCGCCTCAACAAGCAGCCTGATTTGGCCTTGCTTGCCTTTCTGGGAGTCCAGCAGTATGTCTCGCAATATAAAAGGACTGTTGCAAGAGTCGGTTGTATGCTCTTTTAAGTCTTTCCCTCATTTCTTGTCAGGAAGTTTTGGCCTCTTTCAGTCTCCATGCCAGCACCAGCGGAACATCTGCAGGTAGTTTgggttgtttggttttggttctGGGCATACAGTGCGGTGAAATTGTATTTGCCCCTTTCTTAAATTTATCATGTACCTTAAATTTATCATGTACCGGTATCATTTATCATGTACcgaggtttcagttcatcaaaccaattttaatatcccACGGAGATTACCCAAGGAAatgcaaaatgcagtttctaaatgccaatttgatTTATTAAGGCACAACAAAAATCCCACAATACCCTGGCCAAATCCTTTTTAACGGGACTGTACATTTCCAGAAATGTAACAGTGTTTGTGTGGGCGTGTCTCATCCAGGTTCTGTCGACAACCAAGGATATTTGCTTTGCTTCTGCAGTAGAAACACTGCAACAAATAAGGTTTGTCCTGTTTAGCAATTACTGCTGCACTGGTACCAAATGATAATGATAAAGCAAAATTGCACTATTGCAAATCATAAACATTAGAGCTATCATCTGATTTTCTGTCTAAAATGTACAAGCAAAATAGATTTTTCAAGTTTTTCATGCacttatcaaaagaaaagtgggCAAATATGCCATACCTAATGCAAATATTCATGTATATTGTAACATTTCAAATGCAAGCAAGTTCAAGAAATAACAGTGGGGCACATACGGTAAAACTCTTCCTGTAAAACCTAAACACTTAAGAAGAATAACGCACACTGTACATTTTAATACAGCATGTAGTTCGTGTTATAAGGAGCTTCATTTGTCCTTGGTTTTTTCAGCACAACGTTCACCCCATCAGACAAGCTGCATGTGATCCAGCTGACCTTTGAGGAGATCACAAAAGAAGTGCAGTCCCTGCTCAAACAGGACTTTCTATGGTCCATGGATGACCTATTTCCTGTTTTCCTCTATGTTGTGTTGCGTGCTCGGTGAGTGcccacttttgtttttccattaagattaagattaagatatcctttatttgtcccgctaTGGGGAAATTataatcagaattcagaaaggaaaaatgctgggtggggagagggaaaaaaaaaaacccacgctcgaactatcctcctccgaggataatttaagtccaggataaaaaaagaccctagcacatgaataagcatatgacacttacaacaagtcacaagacataacatgtataacggggaggatgaatgggaggggggggggggtaaccgcgactTTATGGACTTGTTTGTAAAAGTAGCTTCCTTGTTGGACAAAGATTAGCATTTACATACTTTTGTCTAACATACAAGAATCAGGAACCTTGGATCAGAGGTCAACCTGATCGAAGATCTGATGGACCCCTGCATCCAGCATGGAGAGCACGGAATCATGTTCACCACTCTGAAGGTAACCATGACGCACcataatacagtggtaccttgattgACAAGttttattcattccgtgtcCATGACCACGCTCTTACTGCAATTCATTGTGTCACAAATCAACTTTccgcattgaaatgaattgaaatgcatgtttttaataAGACTGATATGCCCCTTTAGTTTTTCTCAAACCTTTACACCAAGTATTatctaaaaataataaacattgaGGTCTCTGCGTACCAACATCATGACCAATATTAAAATACAGTCGTGTAATAAATCTAAGTgttcatgaaaataatattaTAAATGACCATAACATTAGGCATTTAAACATTAACACTGTGcttaaatatatgaaaattgTGTAAAAAAGTGAAACACAGATGAACTGTATTTGGGCATTGATACTTTCACGTACCACTTGAATGAGTCGTGATTAGTcgcactttgagaatcactgctttATATAATCCAAGAGGGACAGAGGTGCTTTGATTCAAGTAACAGCTGCGtgtgaacaaaaatgttcatttatttactgACAGTAGTTGTCATACAAAACTGAATAATGCCCTATCATTAAATATAAAGTGATCCCAATTGTTACAACTTGAAAGACGATAGCCAATTTATAAAGAAAACAAGTACACTAGTGGCCCAGAAATGCCACAGGCCATAAGGCTAACATGTGCCTGTTTTATGGGGAATGAGGGCACATTACAATGCATCTTAAGAGTATTAAACACTCATACAAATGCCATCTATCAGAACGTGCAATATATATTGAATACATTTAACTCGTCTGCAGTTCAGTAATTAAGACTGCTCCAATATAATACACGAGGTGCAGAGACTCACTGCAAACATCAAATCGCAGCCAACACTGAAGATGAATTTAGTGTTGTCACTGATGAGTGCAGCTGGTGATGTTGCTGGGATTCGGTAAGCCTCCATCCGGTAGACTACctagtcaagtacaactttattgtcaaatgtgctgtatgtgcaacagtTTCAAACTCATGGCCCCGGGGCCGATCCGGCcggccacgtcattttatgtggccagcgacagcaaatcatgtgtgtcaactttcatgatcattgccaaaatctgtaccgaaatgtcaagttgtcatgtgtaataaataacgttgtgaTTTTGCAAAAATGTTGTTACCCGGTttgcactcacttgaacaaaattGAACAAACAGAGGTCCAACAAACAAATAGTTGCCTGATTATTACtacaaatattattattgttgataAAACTGCATTAGAGAAATAACATGGGCAGATTCGGAATCTGTGCAAAAAATGATCGAgaaaatttacttttatttctgatttaaactttttttaacttgctgaGCAGTGCTCTCGGccattaaaaagacaaatggcactttcaaaaacaaacattaatgTGGTCGTAGAATAAAAtttaagatgtatttttttctttctcagcaTCCCATAAAATGCAAGCACGAAACAATCAAGGTTATCCTTGCCTTCACTTTCTCAAGTGATGGCGGCAACATGCTGTGGAGTTTCCTTCAGCCATCTTGTGCTGGCCCctaagtccatttttttttcaacgcagAGCAGAAAAGAATGACCAagcattgtcttgtttttttgaaaatctCTAAGTTGGGGCAATCATAAATCAAAATACCGTTTGCTAAGTGACTCTGTGCAAGGTCCTAAAAATCCTTCCAACGCAATGGGATGTTCCGTGTCCTCCCGCAGGCCTGTTACTACCAGATCCAGCATGAGAGGATCACTTaatgcagcagcaacagcagcttcGTTCACTGACACGTGCGCTGTGACTCCTCCCCCGTCACCAGACTGTCACGGGGGCTCAGCTGAAATCGCTAAGTGCTCCATCTGCTGCTGACATTTATAGGAGACCACCTTCCCCCCCTTTGTGACTGCGAGCGGCTGCCGGTGTTGTAACCGCCATATCCACCTCTTCAAACTGTCACCTGTCTTGACAGTTTCCTGGGTTAAATCCAGAGGTGCGCAGCATTGTCACCAAGgaggacaattgagagtgccCAACACAACAGTAATTGCTCTTCTCTTGTGTCAAAAGACATGATTCAACCTACAGACTCTCAGTGGGATATTTGCCGGCTTTCAAACAATTCAAGCCATATTTCTAACCAAACGGTGCTTTATATACCAAACAGTGGTTGAAAGCATACTGAAGTTTACACAACTGACTCACATCTCGTGCATGCAAGTGGTGCTGAAGCTGCATTTACTGCTCGGCTCCAGTTCTCACAATGGTCTTTTTCGAAGCATTCACTGCACAGATTGTTTAGTCATTGTGTTGTGCATCGCGGCTTTGTCCTAAAAGAGCTTGAGAGGGATTATTTTGTGTTCTCCAATGATTTAACCATGGAAGTGATTTCGGCCACTGCTGGGACCTTCCCGTAAATGACactaaaaatgcaatttttactCAGTTCACATCTTTTTCAACTTGCCGGATAAGCTGTGTACAGACTTGAATACAAAATGTCTACACACCGCTACTCATATGCCAGGTTTTTGcggtctgaagaaaaaaaaaatactagagGCATCATGATTAATCACTTTAAAATGTTTCCACCGTAAATGGACCTCTAACCTGTACAGCCCATTTGGAAATTTTGTTTTAATCTATTTCAAGAGGAGAATtcaaaataactgaaataatGTGGTTCCACAATTGTGCATACCCTCTTATAATTGTGTATGTGGCTATGTTCAGAATTAAGCAGTCACATTTAAACTCATGTTGaatgggaatacaatacaatacaatacaatacaatacaatacaatacatgctgatttatatagcgctttcacaacagcggcagctgtaacaaagcgctttgcaaaacagttaacataaagtaaaataataaacacaacacataacataaaacatggacagtcatgcagttctaaccacttttccatcacacactttgttgtttgaagcagtttgagatgaaagagagaatcaaagtgtcctttaaccagtggatcagagacatcatgctcaaaatgtgcacacgtcggctacaagctaagtttcaaagtcaacaagaagctgtagcgtccattgacgaaaaaagagattggttcacttctcctgtcccatggaaatccatttcaattccaagcggcgactcacggttccaaatacgcatcggcgctcttcgccaacgctcctctctcctcatcctcaacttcagcggccatccatccagccgcaccaacgccaactgtccaacagcgctgacatagccactgaacaaatcggggttgtgaaaaatgctgcccattactggcgcaaaaaacacaagcgccccaggtctgtccagcaccgacagtcaatggcgccgacattcctcccaatcaaaatctgtgctggtacaggcgtgctgccgagaaggcgcaaccaccaagcacagatactgctcctttgacgaatgtcgtggccaaaaagcgctgaaaacagttcatatcaggtccacacaatgaaacaacatgtgacaaaacaaaagacaaaaacagcaaaaaagaacaaaaaagcaaggctcttgaatagcacttgccgaaggctgcctactcaggcgccatcttgggggggaaaaaaaatcaatcaagaaTCAGCACATACCTGCTACAATTTAACGTGCTTCCTATTAAACCCAAAGCTCAGATGTTTTAGCAAgttttcctgacatttgttgTTACTTCGGAGCAGAAACCGAAAGGTTTTATgtaaatacagtttttttattgttaactATTCCCTCCATTTTGTCCCCCAGTTTCAACTCAAGAAAAACATCAGAGCATGACGGAGGGATGTTGTCTTTGTACcaaatatactttttaaattttggcGATAACTGGCTTGTTATTCAAATTATTAACATCGGTTCATTCTTGAGCAGGAGCAAACGTTCCGATTCAGCTTTTATCTGAAAGCGTAACACAATATCTTGTTCAATAAGAGTGGctaaaactttattttcaattgCAAATTCAGGGTCCTGCTGTGTTATAATTGGCAGCTGTTTCTAGACTCATTTGCTACAGAACGGTGTCCATAAGAAATTTCTCCTACAGaaacacattcttttttttattgaagggACTTTACTAAGTACTAAGGGATTCAGTGAAATGACCATTTAAATCAAGCATCAACTACTGTCCACTTAGCAGTTGCAAGACAACATGGACTTGAAAAGTGACGGCGAGCAGCGGGCGACTGACGCCATAGAACGGGAGATGCTGGTTTTGTGGCGAATGAAGCAAGGCAAGAGAAATCCAGAGCGGTCTATGTGACGGCTTTACGACATCACGCGGGGGCGGCAGGTTTGAACTGAAGAGTGtttctcgttttgtttttttgttttgttttttttttgcgtgttgcCACCAAAGTTGTGCCGGAACAAGAGGGCAAGCCTCAAGGAAAAACAAGCTATGGAAAAGGAAACAAAGCAAACCCCAAACCCTGTTTGCTCcacaaatatatactgtattttcctgcATACATTTTGAAGAATTTCTCATGTTCTGATTAAAACTGAATAGAATTGTCCAAGTGTTATGTAAAATTAATGGGagaaaaaatgttaaaaggAATTATTTTgatctggcatttgaacagaggtGTGTAGACTAAtatctactgtatgtgtaataATGTACCACTGACATGAAGCAAACACTTTACCAACGTTGTCGTGAATATGACTCCTGATTGATCCCCACAGCTCTACTCTCCGAGTCCGAAAGAGTTAAGAAGATTTGTCAGCTCCCGGGCAACGAGCGAACTGGTTTCCGGTGGCCAGAGGCAACAGGCTCACTAGCCCGGGATTAAGTTGGATCGGGGGAGATTatcgctctctccctctccgtAGTTTGATGACAGTGCTGCGGTCTGTTCTGCGCTCAATCTCTTGGGAATGATTTGCCACCAGATATTGGTTTTGGAGTGTCTGTGCAATTGATGAAGAGTGCGGCATCCGCAGAATAGAATATTTGGGCCGTGAAGGTATGAGACACTTTCTGTCTAACTACTTTTACTACAatgcaaatacaatacaaatttcatgaatttatttttcaaattatgcACTTTGCTTGACTATGTTATCTTCAACGCGTTTTAATTAAATGCAGTTTAACATACGACCGGATTTAACATTTAATTTGTTTACATAAGGAGCCAATGAACTGTTTTGTGCACTTAAAACATCAATCATGAATAAAATATCCTAGGGTCTATTATGTCCATTATCTTGTGCTGGCAAGCGGAGATGGTGCGTCTTCGCGATTGTAGCATGTTGTTACAACCAGTTTGAGGCGTGCTATTAACATCTGACCTTTTCACACCAACAACCCGCCCAAGGATGgattaccattaaaaaaaaaaggatggcctGTCACAGAAAGCCCCCAAATGTTTCAGGATCACCACCTGCCGTGTGACTTTGTCATGATGTGGTGGTGACATCCAAGAAACCGCAACTGTGCCATTTTCAGGCTTCTTCAAATTCTCTGATTCTTCTGCTGCTCAGTGTCAAAGGTCAAGGCTGCAGTGACCATGAGGCAGGCCGTGGAGGCTCAGGTATTAAGCCCCTACTGTGAACTGGGAGAGCAGGGTGAGTCGGGAAAATCGTGTCACACTAACCCCCACCCTACAAAGTGCACTGTAGCCATCTGTGTCGAACTGTTGTTTGTATGAGTGTTTCAGGACTTCGGCAGATCCTGACAGATGTGGTGGAGGAGGTTCGACGTACACTGAATCAGGACATCGATGGGACAGAGATTCTCCACAGTCTGCTCAATGCCCCCTGGTTGCAATCACTGCTCAAAgtacatgctcacacacacttggacacaTACTCATATGCGGCAAAGTCAGGGCTTGATCTGATAATTGTTGGCTCAATGTAAACAGCAGGGTCTTCCTTCAGCATCACTGTATCATCAACATCTACCGCAGGGCAGAGAAAGGCCCGATGACATTAACTCTGGAATAATCATGTCACACTTTTAACAGATGTATGAATGTCTTCAAAGATACCTACGGGAATCCCCGGCTCCAGTTCTGGATTACACCTCTGATCTCTCATTTCAGGTTTCACAGCAAACTTCTTTGAATGCTCCTCTGTTGCTTGATGCTTGCTCCAAACTGATGTTTTCTTTCCTGTACAGTTGTTGATTGACATCAAGGCATTCCCAGGCTGCTCCGAGGAAGCTAAAGAGCTTGACCGTCTCCTGCGACAGCCTCACCTTCAGGTACTCTCTGCGTCCGCACTTACCGTGGTTTTTGCCCCAAATGTGCATGATATGCATTGTCCATGCAGGCGCTGCTTTCTGCCCATGACACTGTGGCCCAAAAGAACTACGAGCCTGTGTTGCCGCCGATGTCAGATGACGTTCCAGACGAAGAGGAAGCCACCAGGATCGTGTGCCTGGTCAAGAACAAGCAGCCGCTGGTGAGCTGCTGAGAGAAAAATCTTCCTCTTGTCAATTTGGTTTCAAGCAGCCGAGGTCTAAGTTGATTCATTATTTTGAACTCCCCTGACATTGGAAGTCGGTCACGTTTCAAGGGCATGACCCTTTCTTGGCTTTTCTGGATGATTCCTTGTGACACGCATACTGGTTTGCTCGATGTCATTCATCAGTGTGTTGCTTCTGTTTCGAATAATTATTTGCATTCATCAATTTGTGATTGTGTTGTGAGCCTGCAGATGGCATGATCAGCAGAAACCACCAGTTTGAAACATGTGGCCTTTGAGTCCCTTTGTTGCTTCACAGCTTTGCAATCGTCTGAGAACTTGTTCACAACTGCCTGCCACGTCCCCTCCTATGGCAAAAAATCCAAGAGCCGCGATCTGCAGTCACTCGGACACCCTGAGGCTTCACTTAGAGGGATTGTTGAGGTCCAGCCGCATCTCAAGCCCGGATGAGAACGCTTCAGCAGTATGTAGCGTGCGCAGCGGTAGCTACCTGTCAGCAGAGGCTGCATCTCGCCCAACGGTTCCGCCGCGCCACCCGCCTTGCGACATGTCCATGAAGCGCAATTGCAAACCACTAAGCCAGTGCAGAGTTTGTGACACCAATCTCCTCTGGGAGCCGAATGTAAACCACTCTTCTCCGTCACTGTACAGCGCGGTCCTGATTGGTAAGAAATGATCAGACCATCATCTATCCCCAATCATTACCTCCATTATCCATCACGTTGGCCATCACTGTTGAGTGATTGTAACACAGggatccatcttttttttcttggagatGACTTCATTGAAGCGTTAGATGGCAGAAATGAGGATCAAACATCTCCGGTGCCCATCCATGGCCCCATCGCACCCCGGCGATGGGCTGTGTCTCCGCACTGCCTGTCTTTATCCTACTACGCCAACGTGGACCACTACCAACAGCTGAATCTGCCTCCGAGGCTGAGAAACCAGAATCCCCGGGTTCGCACGGCACCCCCCAGCCCTGTATGCCCCCGCCGGCTGGTAAAGATCTCTCGGGGTCCCCGTGTGGAGCTCGCCAAGCAAGAGAGTCTGGACGAGCTGCGGAGCACGGTGCAGCTGGCCGCCAGCTCCATGGAGACCAGCACCAAGGATATCCAGCTACTCGGGGAGAGGATGGCGATCGCGACAGAGCGCATGTCCGAAACAGTCCACAACAACTCTCAAGCTTTGAATTTGCTTGACCAGGTGGTAGATCGGCTTCAGACAGTCCTTAATACTGGCAGGACAGAGAAGAACCCCCCACTAGCCAAATGTGCAGCTGCTGAACAGCGCAGGATTCCCATAAGCAGCATAGTGCAGCGTCCTTCCCTTTCCTCCATGCCTTCGCTCATTTCGTCATCCTGCAGCTCCCTCAGCAACTGCCCAGATGTGCCCTCCACGTCCCGGGCTAGAAGCTGTCTATCTGGATCCTGTCGTCGTGGATCACCCCGCGGCAAGCCCAAATATCCTCCTTCGTTGCATCATCTCACCAACGGCTCCTTGGGAGAAGCCAAAAAGTCTTCCTCTGCTGTGAGAGGAGGTCGCTCCAACCACCAAAAGAAAGGGAAGAAGACATGAGAGGTGGAGCCGccctaacacccccccccccccccaaaaaaaaaaaaaatccaccatttGGACTTTTCAAGCTGCTTTGTGTTAGTTGGATATTTTCTTGGTCCTTTAATTGTCCATCTCCATCATTTTCCTGCATTCTTACGTACACTTCCACTCTGTGCTCTGTTCGGTTTTCTATCTTTTGTGTTGCTTTCTTTCATCTCACTGCAGCCAGTCTGCACTCCTCATTCAACCGAATCCATTGGCTGTGCCATTGCACCTCAATGGCACCTCACGTCTGATGTGGTCTCCTCCTTTCTGTCTTAGGGagcaacaataaaaagaaaCGAAATCACTGGGGAGATTTTTGTCGCTCGGGTGATTCATGGAGGCTTGGCTGATCGCAGTGGTGAGTTTTGCCTTTAACCCTTTGCTTACTCTTCGGGTCAACGCTTTCGTACATGAAGGCTGTTCCAGGTCTGTTAAAACGAATTTTTGATTTCCCAGTTTGTGGCAATGATGGAAATTTTGAAAGGGTTCAACTGCACATGCAATaaatttgtgtattttgtatGGGATAATGGTAGCAATGTTCAAGAGGGAAACTTGAAAGAGTCCAAAGAACTGTCTGTGTTCCCACAGAAGCGTGTCTGTGGGGAATCACCAAACAATGAGGGAGTCAaattgcatgataatgatcataCATAGTACGAACAGAGATCAGGTGCTTTGACACAGAGCAATGTGCACAATGAGTACTTTCCATTTCTCtgaaaagttttttgtttgtttgttttttaatgtggttGGTATTAGTGATATAGGTCCTGCACTGAAGCCCAAGCGAAAGTATTCATAATTATTGATTTGTGTGAGCAGGTTTGCTCCACGCAGGGGACCGGATCATAGAGGTGAATGGCTTTCCGGTGAATGGCTTGGAGCCAGAGCAAGTCATTCAAGTTGTGGTAGGTGCTTCcatttcatgtacagtacatcaatCCTGTGCAGTAGTGTTATCACTTCCCATTTTCAGTCGTATGTCACTGTTGATATAACGCAGCAAAATATTTAAGTTTTAACACAATCCGTTTCAATCAACTCTTGATTTGTTCAGATTTGGTAAAATTATGAAAACCCTTTTTCACCATCATAAAATCCAATCTAACGCTACAGGCcctttttaaataacatttttactttaattttCTGTCGTACAAGTGTGAAGATGAACACAACTGTTAACGttgaaaaagaataaatggTGCACTCTTCCTCAACTTTCATGATTGTGATGTGTTCATTCAAGCAAAgaggtaaaaacaaaagaatcttAAATTTAGCAAGATCCTACCAAAATCTGTGCAAGAGTTGACCTAAACTGGTCACCCGTCAATCACAGGGTACATCTAGACAAAACCTTTCAATTCACACCTACAGAAAATTTACAGTCTTCAGTTAAGATAGCACCCCAGCAACCACCTGTTTGTCAAGTTACCCTCGGGCCGGCGTTACATAGCACACAAAACCGGGACAAGCAGATTCAGGGACAGTTTTTTCCCTAGAGCCATTACTGCAATAAATAACCACCGAAAATAATCAAAGCTACTGCATTTTTAACCCAAACTCACTACCTCCCTTGTGCAATAATGAGCAATATCTGAACCATTTCATTCCATGTGCAATATGTGTCCTGTGTGCAATATTAGCCTCAGTCCACACTGCCAATAGgaggtttgtatttattttatttttaaatgcactaaggagtggcacccacATTTCGTTGTATGttaaacaatgacaataaagccgattctgattctgatgtatttggaatgtgggtggagtGCCTGGGAGAAAGCCACGCAAACACAGGGAGGGTATGCAAACTATTTACACAAACATCTGAATGTTGTATACTTGGTG
Protein-coding sequences here:
- the mpp4b gene encoding uncharacterized protein mpp4b isoform X7 — its product is MRQAVEAQVLSPYCELGEQGLRQILTDVVEEVRRTLNQDIDGTEILHSLLNAPWLQSLLKMYECLQRYLRESPAPVLDYTSDLSFQLLIDIKAFPGCSEEAKELDRLLRQPHLQALLSAHDTVAQKNYEPVLPPMSDDVPDEEEATRIVCLVKNKQPLLCNRLRTCSQLPATSPPMAKNPRAAICSHSDTLRLHLEGLLRSSRISSPDENASAVCSVRSGSYLSAEAASRPTVPPRHPPCDMSMKRNCKPLSQCRVCDTNLLWEPNVNHSSPSLYSAVLIDDFIEALDGRNEDQTSPVPIHGPIAPRRWAVSPHCLSLSYYANVDHYQQLNLPPRLRNQNPRVRTAPPSPVCPRRLVKISRGPRVELAKQESLDELRSTVQLAASSMETSTKDIQLLGERMAIATERMSETVHNNSQALNLLDQVVDRLQTVLNTGRTEKNPPLAKCAAAEQRRIPISSIVQRPSLSSMPSLISSSCSSLSNCPDVPSTSRARSCLSGSCRRGSPRGKPKYPPSLHHLTNGSLGEAKKSSSAVRGGRSNHQKKGKKT